The Pseudosulfitobacter pseudonitzschiae genome includes a region encoding these proteins:
- a CDS encoding MotA/TolQ/ExbB proton channel family protein, with product MILPPSLIAFLERGGPVLWLIAALSVLTMALILWKLWQLARLGAWSGAATTAALENWAQGDVDAARAKLQGRRSIRARMALAAMTARHDPALTEAQAREETTAHARIDLTRTRSGLRALELIATTAPLLGLLGTVVGMIDAFQALQEAGSRADPAALAGGIWEALLTTAAGMAVAIPAGVALTWFESIAARLQGDMETAATRVFTRGPKAP from the coding sequence CTGTGGCTGATTGCGGCGCTGTCGGTGCTGACGATGGCGCTGATTTTGTGGAAACTGTGGCAACTGGCGCGGTTGGGTGCGTGGTCGGGTGCGGCCACAACTGCGGCATTGGAGAACTGGGCACAGGGCGATGTGGATGCGGCGCGCGCCAAGTTGCAAGGCAGGCGATCCATCCGCGCCCGTATGGCGCTGGCCGCGATGACCGCACGTCACGATCCGGCATTGACCGAGGCGCAAGCCCGCGAGGAAACCACAGCCCATGCCCGCATTGACCTGACCCGAACCCGAAGCGGTCTGCGGGCGCTGGAACTGATTGCCACCACCGCGCCGCTGCTGGGGCTGCTGGGCACCGTTGTGGGCATGATCGACGCGTTTCAGGCGCTGCAAGAGGCAGGCAGCCGCGCCGATCCCGCAGCCCTTGCCGGTGGCATCTGGGAGGCGCTGCTGACCACCGCCGCAGGGATGGCCGTAGCGATCCCCGCAGGGGTGGCACTGACATGGTTCGAAAGCATCGCCGCACGGCTTCAGGGTGACATGGAAACCGCCGCCACCCGCGTCTTTACCCGAGGACCAAAGGCACCCTGA